In Mycetocola spongiae, the genomic stretch TGCGATCGTTTTCCCGGAGGGCGCAGTCGATCACGGTATAAACGGTCGCCACAATGACGATGACGGCAAGGGCAAAGAGGAGACGGGCCATGCCCCTATGGTAGCCGGATCGGAGGCCCCGGGGGCTCGGCGTACACTGGAGGGGTGAAAGCCTTGCTCCCCGTGATCTATTACACCGTCCTCCGCCTACTCGCGTTTGCCGTGCCGCTGGGCCTGCTGATCTGGGTGGGCGTCCCCCCGATGTGGTCGGCGCTGGTCGCGGCGGTCACCGGCCTGGCCGTGTCCCTGGTCTTTTTGCGCACCTCGCGCGAGAAGGTTTCCGGGTCCCTCTATGAGGCCCGCCACCCCGCCTATGAGCATGTGGGTGCCGATGAGGAGGCCGAGGACGATCTCTATGAGGACGAGGATCCGCGCCCG encodes the following:
- a CDS encoding DUF4229 domain-containing protein translates to MKALLPVIYYTVLRLLAFAVPLGLLIWVGVPPMWSALVAAVTGLAVSLVFLRTSREKVSGSLYEARHPAYEHVGADEEAEDDLYEDEDPRPAAPSA